AGTCCAATATCTCCACCAATACATTACTCTCAACCAACAGAAGTTTTGTCTGATGTTTCGTTCTACTTTGGCGAACTTAATTCACCCCGTATTCTTTTTATGCCAACAACTGTTTACGAAATAATAACCGATGGTTACACAAAATTGGCACAGGCATCAGGATTATCAGAGTTGGAGAAGGAAGCAAAAAGGCAACGTTTGATTCATAAGAAATGAATTGACAACGTCATACCCCCGCTTTCATAGTATTAGAATCATATTGATGAATTTATTGATCCTTATGCTTTTGGTTGCCTTGCCCCGTCTTTATTATCACCTGCTTTTAGAATCCGACAGCCATCTATTTAGCATAATGATACTTAAAACAACCTAGCTGATTGGTAGAGCTTTTGCCCATTCGGTGGCTCTGGCTTCTTCGCCTTTTACCAGCGGGCCCTCTTTATCATCAACAAAAAATCCTTCTGGATCGGCTATCAAATTACCGCTCTTTGCTTCCAGGTCTTTGGCAATCCGGGGAGCAGCGTAACCAAGAATCTTCGACACCAGCTTCAATAACCAGCCTTTGCCTTCTTTCGGGATGCCGGTATCAAAGGAGGTGACTTTTACTCCTTTAAGACCACTGGAGGGAATGTTGGCCAGAAACGTCTGGATGGAAGGGATTGGTCTGCCGCCTTGGGTAGGCGAACCGACAATAACAAGGTCGTATTCATTTAAATACTGGGGATCAACCTCGTTGACTTTGAAGACTTTGACTTGCACAAAATCTAAAAGCCCTTTACCAATAGCCTCCGCAATTTTTTCTGTATTGCCGTAAACTGAGTCATATACAACAAGTGCTTTCATATTTTTCCCCTTACAATATATGAGTTAATAACCAGATTGTTATCACGTAAAGATTATATTGTTAAACACCTGCTAGTATCAATAACTAGCTGAGTAAAACTCCTCCGTCCGCGACAATAGTTGTGCCTACAACATAGTCAGATGCTGTACTGGCAAGGAAGAGCACCACCTTGGCAATATCATCCGGTTGACCGAACCGGCCAATGGGTATTTTGGCCACATATTGCTGTGCAATGGTTTTTTGCTGTTCCTGACTCAATCCGGTGATGCTAGCGGTAGTGCCTTGTGTAGTAATTGAACCAGGAGCTACCGCGTTAACCATAATACCAAGAGGCGCCCATTCTTTGGCAAGGGCTTTGGTAAGCATAACTACCCCTCCCTTAGAGGCGTTATAGTGAGCGATATTACCGGTAGGACGGAATGCATCTATTGAGGCAATGTTGATAATTTTTCCGCCGTGCTTTCTTTCTTTCATAGCGATGGCTGCGGCTTTAGAATAGAACATCACGCCTTTTAAATTAATATTGAGGGTTTTATCCCATACTTCTTCAGATAGATCAATTGCCTGAGAAAATGGGTATATGCCGGCATTGTTAACTAAAATATCTAGATCTCCAAAAGTTTCAATTGCTTTTTCAATGGTTTTTTTGGAGTCACTTACACTTGAGGCATCTGCTCTGGTAGCCGCTGTATTAAAACCCTGGGAGTTGAATTCCTCGGACGTTGCGGTTGCTGCCTCCAGATTGATATCAGCAATAAGTACTTTTGCACCGCTTTCAACTAGACGGTAGGCAATAGCTTTTCCTATCCCCATGGCTGCTCCGGTAACCACGGCAACCTTGCCTTTGAGATTTAATAGATCTTTAATGGATTGGGTCATGGTTTACCTCCGTTGTTTAATTTAGGGTTATTATATAGGCTGCATATGAGAGAAGATAGTATTACCGGCTGAAAACGGAAAAATTGTTCTTTTGTTATCTATGTTAATTCCCGGCTGTTTATTGATGATTATTATAAAAACTTACATATGAAATAATAGTGTTTGTATTTCTATTGCGTTTATAAAATATCAAAACGCCACACATCAAGTTTGCTAAAAACGGCCTTATTCAAGTAAACTGTTCTTGGCATATTAGCCCTAAATATACCTGATTGGGAGTATGTATGTGAGTCAGCTCATTCAAAAACTCAAAATCGCCGCCCGGCTGGAAGTACCACCGCTGGGATTTACAGGAGTAAGCAAAGCTAAGACTAAACCCCGCCCCGTGCTTGTGGCCAGGGTGTCCGGTGAAGAAAAACAATCTTCCTCTTTAGTTAAGGGAGCCGACGCGGTTTTTATTGATACATTCCAGGAAGAAGTGGCCGACCGATTTATCAAACAGCTTGAAAAAGAAACTACCAAAATGCCATATGGCTGTTGGCTGGGTAATATGGTCCACTGTCA
The window above is part of the Dehalococcoidales bacterium genome. Proteins encoded here:
- a CDS encoding SDR family oxidoreductase, with the translated sequence MTQSIKDLLNLKGKVAVVTGAAMGIGKAIAYRLVESGAKVLIADINLEAATATSEEFNSQGFNTAATRADASSVSDSKKTIEKAIETFGDLDILVNNAGIYPFSQAIDLSEEVWDKTLNINLKGVMFYSKAAAIAMKERKHGGKIINIASIDAFRPTGNIAHYNASKGGVVMLTKALAKEWAPLGIMVNAVAPGSITTQGTTASITGLSQEQQKTIAQQYVAKIPIGRFGQPDDIAKVVLFLASTASDYVVGTTIVADGGVLLS
- a CDS encoding flavodoxin family protein — encoded protein: MKALVVYDSVYGNTEKIAEAIGKGLLDFVQVKVFKVNEVDPQYLNEYDLVIVGSPTQGGRPIPSIQTFLANIPSSGLKGVKVTSFDTGIPKEGKGWLLKLVSKILGYAAPRIAKDLEAKSGNLIADPEGFFVDDKEGPLVKGEEARATEWAKALPIS